Genomic segment of Apium graveolens strain L.+W99A mitochondrion, complete genome:
TAATGTAGGCATCGCTCTTTCCTTTGTATTTCCCCCCGATTTTTGCCCTATCACTAGTGGTTACTCCCGATCCGAAGCACCCCTTTTCCATTCATAGAGAGATCCAATCGTCAAAATCAATAAAAAGGCCATCATGGACCAAGATCCAAACGGATCAATCTTGTTGAGAGGTACTGCCCAAGGAAAGGAAAAGGTTACTTCCGGATCAGGGATAATAAATAAAATTGAAACAAGATAAAATCGTATATCAAAACGACTTCTGGCATCACCGAAAGGATCGAAACCACATTCGTAGGCCGACAATTTGTCTGGATAGGTCGAACTATTGGAAGCAAATAGAAAAGGAACACCAAGTGGGATCAAAGAAACTAGCGGACTGATCACTAAATAGATACAAATAGGTGCAAATTCTGACATCACCACAGCCCGCTTGGTTCTATCGCTCCTTGCTCGCGGAGCGGCATACCGGAAAAAAAGAAGGATTCAATCCAGCCCATAGGTTCTCCCTACAGCTACCTTGTTACGACTTCACCCCAATTCTTAGATGCGGCGAAATCATTTGTTTCAGAGTCCACTGTCTTTGTCTTTGTTTGAACACCAACCCAAGACGAAAACAGTTACTTATCGCATTTCAAGCAAAAAGCGTGGTTTCTTATCTAAGAGATTTCTTATGCACCTACGGTCTTATAGAAAGAGTATATAAGCTGTGAGGTTACGTAGTATCTCGACTGTAAGGAACGTAGTATCTCGACTGTAAGGAAGAGGAAGAGGCTTCGCCGACTGAGAACTAGAGCTCAGGGTAATGGCTAGTTTAGAGTCCTGTTCTATGGCAAGTGAGTAACCACGTAAGAAATGGTATACGAACGATAAAAGCAAGAATAGGAAGCCTACGATCTTTGATCTGCCATACATAGTATACCCGTTGGAAGAGTTCGAATTCTAGCTCTTTCGCATCATACGGCTGGATCTGGTTTCTTTGCAGATGAATGATATGTACTCCAGGAACACAAAAGAGATATTTCACATACGAGGTGCTTTTTGACTTATTCATGAATTCCGGTTTCTTTGCACGTGAGACAGGTCCACAGGTCAAGAGATATTTGCAGATCTGTTCCAATGCATTCTTTTTGATCTTGTACCCTAGGTTTAGGCTTGAATGTAACGATAACACCTATAAAGAAAAGGAGTCCCTTTTGCGCGATAGAGGCTAAATAAGTTGGGCTTGTTGTCTACTCGAGTGTATCGATAAACCAGTCATCTCAACATTCCAAATTCCTATGTTTCTAGCCAGCAGCCTATTACGTAAACAGCTTTGTCAACGTTGACATATACATTGGAAAACGAATCCTTTGGCCAGGTTCAGTAAAGAGAAATCGCAGGATAAACCTGTGGTGGGGAACGCTCGATATAAGCTCAAACAAGGGTGGTGTAGTCGCTTTCCTATGCCCTCCCGAGGGATTCGTTACGAACACTAACGCAAGCAACGTCTTTTTTTTGCCGTTGATGGTTGCAGCTTCTTCTCTTCGTTCGAGCTGCTTTCGCTCCAGCACCTATGGATTTTCTTTATCAAGAAAGAAAAGAAGAAGAAAGAAGAAGATCTATTAATATGCATGGCTGCCTATATAACATGTTGCCTCCGACCTCTGTCTCACGACCGCAAATAGAACCTGTAGCTTCATGCCCCGCCCCATTTAAGGCTACTAATAGAATAGGGTTGTGCCTACGCCTCTACCTACGCACGATGCCACCTGTGCCTATGCCTCTGCGTCCGATGCCACGGAATCTGCTGCAAAGTCAGTCTTACTAGGACCCGAGACTGGCATTTGTCTTTCCGAACTAATTGCGGCTATTGGATTGGGATCCAGCCCAGACCTGGTAAGCATTTCTTTGAACAGCAGAAAAGCATTCGACCTCGGATGTCGCTAAGCTAAGGGATTTCTTTCAAGTCAATTGAATTGCTACAGTGCCATAAGCTGGTTGGGTAAGACCGGATACATTAACAGCAAGTAAACTACCTTGTTATAAGCATATAACACGCCTTATTGCCTCGTAGAGTCTCTTGGCATCCTAGCAACGGTTTCTTTGCTACTATACTGTATATGCTTATAAAGCTATACATCGCTTTTCTGCTTTAACTACGTATCCAAGCAACTAAAAGAGAACTTACCGGACAAAGAGCTAATAGTTAGAAGCAACTGCAACATTGAATAGCGCTTTCAGCTACAGAATGCGAGGTTAGCTACACTTGCTTAGTTCAAACAACAATAGCTACAATAACTGCTAAAACAGCAGAGCTCTTAGCAACATTTCCCCCGAACTACTCGCTCAAGCAGGAACAAGAACTCCTAGCTTCAATAGCAACTTTAGCACCTTAGCCCCTAGCTACACTTGCTGCTCTGCATTAGCTACACTTTAGCTAACTACAACACTTTCCGTAGGGCTATAAGTAAGTCAAAAAAGAGCTGTTTGCGCATAAGAGCTGATTGTCGACCACCA
This window contains:
- the nad3 gene encoding NADH dehydrogenase subunit 3, which codes for MSEFAPICIYLVISPLVSLIPLGVPFLFASNSSTYPDKLSAYECGFDPFGDARSRFDIRFYLVSILFIIPDPEVTFSFPWAVPLNKIDPFGSWSMMAFLLILTIGSLYEWKRGASDRE